GCGGCCAGCGCGCGCCACCGCGCCCGCGACACCCGGAAAAGAACCGGAAGTACTTTTTTTCGCAACAATTCGACCCCCTGTGTGCGCGCTTGAAAACGTCAACACCAAGGGGCTTGACGTCGCGATATTGAAAATGACGTTGACGTCAAGCTACAGCATCAGCAAACATTGCGTAGATGAAATTGTAACTTTCGTCAATTAGAGGTCCGGACTGGAGAGCCGCCCACCCGTCGCGGCCACATCCACCGATGCCCTGAGCGGGGCGGCGCCGGTTCGCTAGGGTTTGGAACACGTTCTAATTCATCCCTGGAGGGTGGTCCATGACCGATACCGCGCTGGTGACCGGAGCCTTCGGGTTGGTGGGTTCGGCGACCGTGCACCGCCTGGCGGCCGACGGACGACGGGTGGTGGCCACCGACCTGGACACACCCGCCAACCGGAAGGCCGCCGAGGCCCTGCCGGTGGGTGTCACGGTGCGCTGGGCCGACCTGACCGATCCCACCGCGGTCGGGGCACTGGTGGATGAGGTCGCGCCGACGGCGATCATCCATCTGGCGGCCGTCATTCCGCCGTTCATCTACCAGCGCCGGGGACTGGCCGAGCGTGTCAACGTCGAAGCCACCGCCGGCCTGGTGCGGTCCGCCGAAAAGCTCGCGACTCCACCGCGTTTCGTGCTGGCATCCAGCATCGCCGTCTACGGCTCACGCAACCCGCATACGGTCACCGGCCCGCTCACCGCTGACACCCCGGTCAACCCCGCCGACATCTACGGTGACCACAAGGTCAAGGCCGAGAAGATCGTCCGGACCTCGGCGCTGGACTGGGTCATCCTGCGCCTGGGCGGGGTGCTGACCGCCACCCCGGGCTCCTACATGAAGCTCGACAACTTCTATTTCGAAGGCATGCTGCCGACGGACGGTCGGCTGCAGACCGTCGACGTACGGGATGTGGCAACGGCTTTCGCCGCGGCCACCACCGTTGACGCGATCGGTGAGACGTTGCTCATCGGCGGTGACGATGCCACCCACCGGTTGTTACAGGGCGACGTCGCACCGGCCATGGCCGCGGCGCTCGGCCTGGTCGGCGGACTGCCGGCCGGACTCAAGGGCGACCCGCACAACGACGCGAGTTGGTTCAACACCGACTGGATGGACACCACCCGGGCCCAGCAGCTGCTTGGCTTCCAACATCATTCGTGGCCGGACATGCTGATCGAGACGTCCGCCAACGCCGGCATCAAGCGTCCACTGCTGCGGTTGGTGGCACCGCTGGCCAAACAGATCCTCAAGCGCCGGACCGCGTACTACGGCACCGGTCAGCGCTACGCCGACCCGTGGAAGGCGATCGAGAAGAAGTGGGGCGACCCCCGACCGGACGGAGACACCGCGTGAACACCCCGGGCATGAAGACAGCGATAGTGGTCGGTGGCGCCTCCGGCATCGGTTGGGCCTCCGCGCGGGCGTTGGCCGCCGACGGCTACCGCGTCGTGATCGCCGACCGCAATGCCGAGGGTGCCGCGGCCCGCGCCGCGGAACTCGGCGATCCGCACACTGCTGCCGGCGTCGACGTCGTCGACGAGGGATCGGTGGCAACACTTTTCGACCAGGTGGCAGCCTCCGGGGCGAGCGAAGCGACGGGCGACGGTATCGACGTGGTGGTGAGCTGCGCCGGCTTCTCCAACATCGGCCTCATCGTCGATCTGGCGGTGGAGGACTTCCGGGCCGTCGTGGACGTCTGCCTCACCGGCGCCTTCATCGTCGCCAAGTACGCCGGGCGCCGGCTACGCGAGGGCGGCTCGCTGATCTCCATCTCCTCACTCAATGCGCGCCAGCCCGCCATCGGGATGAGCGCCTACTGTGCGGCCAAGGCGGGGCTGTCGATGCTCACCCAGGTCGCCGCACTCGAGTTGGCGCCGCGCGGGATCCGGGTCAACGCCGTGGCACCGGGGTTCGTGCACACCCCACTGACCGAAGGCGCGGCCCTGGTCCCCGGCGTGGTCGAGGAGTACGTGGAGAACACGCCGCTGGGCCGGGCCGGCACCCCGGAGGACATCGCGGAGGCGGTCGTCTTCCTCACCAAGTCCTCCTGGCTGACCGGCGAGGTGCTCGATCTCAACGGCGGATCCCACATGTTGCGCTACCCCGACGTGATCGGGCACATCATGAAGCTCGCGCAAGCATGAACAACACTGTCAAATAGACGGGTGAATACCGAGTTCACCGTCGGCCAGCGGCGGGCCCTGGCGATCGCGACGGTCGTCGCCCTCGCCTTCGGCGCGTACTTCCTGCGCGGGTTCTTCATGCTCATCGTGGTCGCCGCCGTGGTGGCCTACCTGTTCGACCCGCTCTACGAGCGATTGCGCAAGCGGTTCAGCTCCGGGCTGTCGGCCACCCTCACCCTGTTCGCGGCGCTGGCCACCGTGATCGTGCCGATCAGTGCCGCGGTGGCGATCGGCGTCGTGCAGATCTCCCACATGGTGCGTTCGGTCGCCGATTGGGTGGGGCAGACCGATCTGAGCACGCTCGGCGACCGGTCGCTGCGACTGGTGAACGAACTGCTCGACCGGGTGCCGTTTCTGCAGAGCACCAACATCACCGCCGAGCAGGTGCAGGAATGGGTGGTGAAGTTCGCCCAGCGCGCCGGCGAGTGGGGCCTGTCCTTCCTGCAGGGCGCGGCCGGCGGCCTGTTCGGCGGGGTGACCGCCGCGATCATCTTCCTCTACGTGTTCATCTCGATGCTGGTCAACGGCGATCAGCTACGGCTGCTGATCCGCCGGCTGAACCCGCTGGGTGAGGAGGCCACCGACCTGTACCTGGCCAAGATGGCGGCCATGGTGCGGGGCACCGTCCGCGGCCAGTTCGTCATCGCTCTGGTCCAGGGTGTCGCCGGTGCGATCTCGATCTACCTCGCCGGCTTCCACGACGGGTTCTTCATCTTCGCGATCCTGCTGTCCGCGCTGTCGGTGATCCCACTCGGCGGCGGCATCGTCACCATCCCGTTCGGCATCGGGTTGGTGTTGTTCGGCAACATCGTCGGCGGCATCTTCGTCATCGCCTTCCACCTCCTGGTGGTGACGAACATCGACAATGTGCTGCGCCCGATCCTGGTGCCCAAGGAGGCCAGACTCGACCCCGCGCTGATGCTGCTGTCGGTGTTCGCCGGCATCACCATGTTCGGCTTCCTGGGCATCGTGATCGGCCCCGTCATCATGATCGTCATCGTCACCACCATCAGCGTGTATCTGTGGGTCTACAAGGGTGTCCCGATGGACCTCGGCACCGAAGACGACGAACCCGACAAACCCACCCTGCTCAAACGCCTGATCGCCCGGGCCCGGGCTCGCACCGCCTCGCGCCGCAGGGCGGCGGCGCCGGTGGGAGGCGGTGCGATTGCACCGCCGGTGATCACCCCCGACGCCGACTAGGTGGGCAGCGGTGCCTGCGTCTGCACCGCCCGCGCCAGCGTGCGGAAATCGTCGGGCTTACCGGCGCCGGTGATCGCCAGCTGGACCGTCCCGTCCAGGCGGGTGGTCCAGATCGGTTCCCCCTCGCCCGGCTCGTAGACCACCCAGGTGATGCCGTCGACGTCCTCGGCGCCGGTCGGCACCGCCTCGGGATTGATGGAGCCGACCAGCCGCGCCTCGTCGGCATTGCTCTGCGTCAGGCTCAGGTACATCTTGCTGGGCGCGATGTAGCCCACCCGCGATGTCAGTGCCCGGACCGGCTGCCCGGTCGCCGGGTCGGTGCGGCCCCCGTCGATACCGCCGCGCGAGCCGGAGTTGGGTTGCCAGCCCGCGGGCAGCTCCGGCAGCCTGACCGGGAACTTCAGCACTTCGGCGTCCGCACCCAGGGCGGCCGGGGCGTCGAACGCCGGCACCTCGCCCGCACCGGGACCACTCGGGGCGAACGAGCACATGCCCAGCACGCCGGCCAGCAGAATGCAGATCACCACCAGCGGCGCCATCGACCAGAACATGTCCCGGCCGTCGTGCAACAGCCGGTCCTTGGCGGGGGGCGGAACCGGCACGACGACCGATGCGTCGGGGTCCGGTTCAGAGCTACTCATGACAGCCAGTATCCCAGTTCCCAAAGTTGGACCCGCTAATGGGACAATCTGCAGCCATGACGCCTTCGCGCCGGGAAGCCCCAGACCGCAACCTCGCCCTCGAACTGGTCCGAGTCACCGAAGCAGGAGCCATGGCCGCCGGCCGGTGGGTCGGCCGCGGTGACAAGGAAGGCGGTGACGGAGCCGCCGTCGACGCCATGCGTGAACTGGTCAATTCGGTCTCGATGCGCGGCGTCGTGGTCATCGGCGAGGGCGAGAAGGACAACGCCCCGATGCTCTACAACGGTGAAGAGGTCGGCAACGGGGACGGCCCGGACTGCGACTTCGCCGTCGACCCGGTGGACGGCACCACCCTGATGAGCAAGGGCATGCCGAACGCCATCTCGGTGCTCGCGGTCGCCGAGCGCGGTGCCATGTTCGATCCGTCCGCGGTGTTCTACATGAACAAGATCGCCGGTGGCCCCGACGTCGCCGACTTCATCGACATCACCTCGCCCATCGCGGCGAACATCCAGCGCATCGCCAAGGTGCGCAAGGCCTCGGTGTCGGACGTGACCGTGTGCATCCTGGACCGGCCGCGGCACGCCAAGCTGATGGAGGAGGTCCGCTCGGCCGGTGCCCGCATCCGGCTGATCTCCGACGGTGACGTCGCCGGTGCCATCTCGGCCTGCCGGCCCGAGTCCGGCACCGATCTGCTCGTCGGCATCGGCGGCACCCCCGAGGGCATCATCGCCGCGGCCGCCATCCGCTGCATGGGCGGCGAGATCCAGGCCACCCTGGCCCCCACCGACGACGACGAGCGCCAGAAGGCGATCGACCGCGGTTACGACCTGGACCGCGTGCTCAACACCAAGGATCTGGTCTCGGGCGAGAACGTCTTCTTCTGCGCCACCGGCGTCACCGACGGCGACCTGCTCAAGGGCGTGCGCTACTTCGGCGGCGGCTGCACCACGCAGTCCATCGTGATGCGGTCCAAGTCCGGCACCGTCCGGATGATCGAGGCCTACCACCGGCTGTCCAAGCTCAACGAGTACTCCGCGGTGAACTTCACCGGGGACTCGTCCGCAGCACACCCTCTCCCCTGACCGCATAAGCGACTAGAAAAGGACCCTGATGACCGACAGCGACGTCGAGTACCGCATCGAACACGACACCATGGGTGAGGTCCGGGTTCCGGCCAAGGCCCTGTGGCGGGCGCAGACCCAGCGGGCAGTGGAGAACTTCCCGATCTCGTTCCGCGGTCTGGAGCGCACGCAGATCCGCGCGATGGGCCTGCTCAAGGGTGCCTGTGCCCAGGTGAACAAGGACCTGGGCCTGCTGTCGGCGGAGAAGGCCGACGCCATCATCGCCGCCGCGGCCGAGATCGCCGCCGGCTTGCATGATGACCAGTTCCCCATCGACGTCTTCCAGACCGGGTCGGGCACCAGCTCGAACATGAACGCCAACGAGGTCATCGCCTCCATCGCGGCGGCCAACGGCGTCACGGTGCACCCGAACGACGACGTCAACATGTCGCAGAGCTCGAATGACACCTTCCCCACCGCCACTCATATCGCGGCGACGGAAGCGGCTGTGCGCCATCTGATCCCGGCCCTTGAGGTGCTGCACGAGTCGCTGGCCGTGAAGGCGAAGCAGTGGCGCACCACGGTCAAGTCCGGCCGCACCCACCTGATGGACGCGGTCCCGGTCACCCTGGGCCAGGAGTTCGGCGGTTACGCCCGCCAGATCGAGGCCGGCATCGAACGCGTCAAGGCGACGCTGCCCCGCCTCGGTGAGCTGGCCATCGGCGGCACCGCGGTCGGCACCGGCCTCAACGCCCCCGACGGCTTCGGCGCCAAGGTGGTCGAGGTGCTGGTGAACCAGACCGGTTTGGCCGAATTGCGCACCGCCGCCGACTCTTTCGAGGCGCAGGCGGCCCGCGACGGGCTGGTGGAGGCGTCCGGCGCGCTGAAGACCATCGCGGTATCGCTGACCAAGATCGCCAACGACGTCCGCTGGATGGGTTCGGGCCCGCTGACCGGCCTCGGCGAACTCCAGCTGCCCGACCTGCAGCCGGGTAGCTCGATCATGCCCGGCAAGGTCAACCCGGTGCTGCCCGAGGCGGTCACCCAGGTGGCCGCGCAGGTGATCGGCAACGACGCCGCCGTGGCCGTCGGCGGCCTGTCCGGCGCCTTCGAGCTCAACGTGTACATCCCGATGATGGCGCGCAACGTGCTGGAGTCGTTCACCCTGCTGTCGAACGTCTCGAAGTTGTTCGCCACCAAGTGCATCGACGGCCTGGTGGCCAACGAGGCACACCTGCGTGAGCTGGCCGAGTCCTCACCGTCCATCGTGACCCCGCTGAACTCGGCGATCGGCTACGAGGAGGCCGCCAAGGTCGCCAAGGAGGCCCTCAAGGAGCGCAAGACCATCCGGCAGACGGTCATCGACCGCGGCCTGATCGGCGACAAGCTCTCCGAGGCCGAACTGGACCGCCGCCTCGACGTGCTGGCGATGGCGAAGGTCAAGCCGGGCGAGTAGCCCTCCCCCGCGAGCAATCGCGAATGGCCCCCAAAATTCCGATTTTGGGGGCCATTTTCGTCTTTTCGGTAAAGATGTGGGGATGACCGCGACCACCACCGCGACCACTCCGCGCCGGGCCGCAGTCGCCAGTTTCATCGGCACCACCGTCGAGTTCTACGACTTCCTGATCTACGGCACCGCGGCCGCTTTGGTATTCCCGAAGTTGTTCTTCCCCAGCGCTTCCCCGGCCGCCGGGGTACTGCTGTCCTTCGCCACCTTCGGCGTCGGGTTCGTCGCCCGGCCGTTGGGCGGAATCGTGTTCGGGCACTTCGGCGACCGGCTGGGCCGCAAACGGATGCTGGTGTATTCGCTTCTGCTGATGGGCGGTTCGACCGTCGCGATGGGCCTGCTGCCCACCTACGCCCAACTCGGCGTCGCGGCACCGCTGCTGTTGACGCTGCTGCGGTTGCTGCAGGGCTTCGCGGTCGGCGGCGAATGGGGCGGGGCGACCCTGATGGCCGTCGAACACGCACCCCCGCAGCACAAAGGCTTCTACGGCGCATTCCCGCAGATGGGCGCGCCGGCCGGTACCGCCGTCGCCACCTGCGCGTTCTACGTGGTGTCCCAGTTGCCCGACGATCAGTTCCTGTCCTGGGGTTGGCGGATCCCGTTTCTGGCCAGCGCGATTCTCATCGTGATCGGCCTGGTGATCCGGTTGTCGTTGACCGAGAGCCCGGATTTCGCCGTCGTACAGGAGCGGTCGGCGGTCCTCGCACTGCCGATCGCCGAGGCCTTCCGCCGGCACTGGCGTCAGATCCTGCTGGTGGCCGGCGCCTACCTGTCCCAGGGCGTGTTCGCCTATATCTGCGTGGCCTATCTGGTGTCCTACGGCACCACCGTCGCCGGAATCGGGCGCACCGAAGCCCTTTTCGGTGTCCTCGTGGCGGCGGTGGTCGCGGTGGGAACCTACCCGGTGTTCGGGGCGCTCTCGGATCGGGTGGGCCGCAAACCGGTGTTCGTCGGCGGCGTCATCGCGATGGGTGTGGCGGTGCTGCCGACATTCGCCCTGATCGACACCGGCCGGCCCGGACTGTTCCTGGTGGCGCTGGTGCTCATCTTCGGGTTGGCGATGGCCCCGGCCGCCGGGGTGACCGGCTCGCTGTTCAGTCTGGTGTTCGACGCCGACGTGCGCTACAGCGCGGTGTCCATCGGGTACACGCTGTCCCAGGTCGTCGGCTCGGCGTTCGCGCCGACCATCGCCGTCGCCCTGTACAGCGCCACCGGCAGCAGCGATTCCATCGCCGCCTATCTCATCGGCGTTTCTGTGATTTCGGTGATTGCGGCGGCACTGCTGCCGGGAAGGTGGGGACGGAGTCCATGACCGATGACGACATGACCGATGCCGAACTGAGGATCCGGGTCGGTGTCGGCCACCTGATGGCCAGCTACCAGTATCTGGCCGACACCGGCAAGGTCGAGCGGTTGGCCCAACTGTTCGCTCCCGACGGGGTGCTGGAGATCGGGGACGAGAAGTGGGTGGGTCCCGAGGCGATCCTGGCGATGTTCGTCGACACCGCGCAGCGGTTCACCGCTGCCGACTTCCTGCCCGCCCGCCATCATCTGAGCTCGATCTACATCGAACCCCGCCCGGACGGCAGCGCGAGAACCTACGCGTGCTTCCAGTTCATCGGTACCCGGGGGCTGGACCACTGGGGCACCTACCGCGACACCGCCATACCCGGGCCGGACGGCTGGCTGTTCGCGCACCGGCGGGTGATCACCGAGGGCTTCGCCGCAGGCTCGCGGCTCAGTCCGGCTTGACGCCCGGCTCCTCACCTTCGGGCTCCTCACCTTCGGGCTCCTCACCTTCGGGCGCGTAGGCCGCCGTGTTGATCGCGGTGCCGCCGATACCGGCCGCCGCCGAGGCGATGTTCAGGGTGGCCGAGTGCGGGGCCGGCGGTTCCGGCGCCTGCGGTTGGGGTTCGTCGAGCCGGTAGTGCCGCGACAAGCTCTCGGCGTCCTCGACCGTCACGCCTGCACCGACCCGGACCGTCGGCGCCTCCTTGACGGCCTGCTTGGTCACCGTGACCGTGACGGCACGGCCTTCCTGTCGACAGCCGGCCAGCGGCACCAAAGTCTGTGACATCCCGAGGAATCCGGTGTTCACCTCGCCCCACTTCGGCACCCGGGTCGGTCCGTCCACGAACAGTTTCCGGATCCTGCCGATCTTCTGTCCGTCCACGTCGTAGGCGACCGCACCGACGTACTTCTCTACCAACGTCGTCATGGAGCACCCCTATCCGATTGATCCGTCTTCGCCCGTTCGGATAGCCGTCACCCGCCGTCGGCAAACATCGCCGTTTGTGGAGCCTTGGCCGGAATGGTTCCGGACAAGGCTCCACAACTCACGCTCAGGGCAGGGCGTTGGGGCTGATCTCCTCCAGCATCTCGGTGACCAGCGCGGCGATCGGGGACCGCTCACTGCGCATCAGGGTGATGTGCGCGAACAACGGGTGCCCCTTGAGCTTCTCGATGACGGCGGCGACACCGTCATGCCGGCCGACCCGCAGATTGTCGCGCTGGGCGACGTCGTGGGTGAGCACCACCCGCGACCCCGATCCCAACCGGGACAGCACCGTCAGCAGCACATTGCGTTCCAGCGACTGCGCCTCGTCGACGATGACGAACGAATCGTGCAGCGACCGGCCGCGAATGTGGGTGAGCGGCAAGACTTCCAGCATGCCGCGGGAGAGCACCTCCTCCAGCACCGCCGGGCTGGCCAACCCCTCCAGGGTGTCGAAGACGGCCTGCGCCCACGGGCCCATCTTCTCGCTCTCGCTGCCGGGCAGATAACCCAGATCCTGGCCGCCCACCGCGTAGAGCGGCCGGAAGACCACGACCTTGCGTTGGGTGCGCCGCTCCAGCACGGCCTCCAGCCCCGCGCACAGCGCCAGCGCCGATTTACCGGTGCCGGCCTTGCCGCCGAGGGAGACGATGCCGACCGACTCGTCGAGCAGCAGATCCAGCGCCACGCGCTGTTCGGCGGACCTTCCCCGGAGGCCGAACACCTCGCGATCACCACGAACCAGCTGCACCCGCTTGTCGGGGTTCACCCGGCCCAGCGCCGAGGAGTTACCGCCCAGCAGCCGAACACCGGTGTGGCAGGGCAGATCCCGCGCCGTGGCCAGGTCCAGCTCGCCATCGGCGAAGATCGTGTCGACATCCTTGGCGGACACCTCGAGTTCGTCCATGCCGGTCCAGCCCGAGGTCACCACGTCCTGGGCGTGATACTCGTCGGCGGCCAGCCCGACCGCGCCGGCCTTGACCCGCAGCGGGATGTCCTTGCTCACCAGCGTGACCAGTTTGCCCTCGGCGGCCAGGTTGGCCGCGACCGTCAGGATGCGGGCGTCGTTGCTGTCGTTACGGAAACCCGCGGGCAGCACCGAGGGGTCACTGTGGTTGAGCTCGACCTGTAACGTGCCGCCCTCGGTCCCGACCGGAATCGGCTGGTCCAGCCGCCCGTGTTCCAGACGTAGGTCGTCGAACAGACGCAGGGCCTGGCGGGCGAACCAGCCAAGCTCGTGATGGTGCCGTTTGGCCTCCAACTCGCTGATAACCACGAGAGGGACGACCACCTCATGCTCGGCGAACCGTGTGCATGCCCAGGGATCAGACAGCAGCACGGAGGTGTCGAGCACGTAGGTCCGGATCGGCGAATCGGTCACGAGGCGCTCCTAGACCCCCGCGGCCCCGCGGAAGCGTTTCGGCGGGCACCGCGGTACCGAGGACCGGGGCCGGTCCCGTTCTCGCGAAAAGATCGGTACCGCCCGGACAGCAAAGCAATTCGCTAGCCATCGGAATCGACGCTACTCCCGGTCAACGGGGTGCGCCGGGCAGGCGCGCCGGGCCAACCGGCACAACAGGTTACGCGCTGGTGAACTCTTGTAACTCTGGTTCCTGGCCGAGGCCCCAGGCCGCGATCTGGTCGGCGATCACCTGGCGCTTGGCCGCATCGTCGAAGATGCCGGCCTCGGCGACCACGGCGCGCTTGTCGGCGTAGGCGTCGATGTCACCGCCGACGACGTCGAACGCGGCGGCCCGCGACGCGATGGCGGCGATCGTCTCTTCCCGAGCGGTGCCCAGGCAGTGCGCGACCAGGTTGCCGAAGAACTCCGTGTGGCGTTCCTCGTCGGCGGCGATCCGGCCCAGCAGGCCCTTCAGGGTGGGCTCCGGAGCCTGGGCCTCCAGGTTGCGGGTGAACACCGCATGCGAGCGCTCGAAGAACGCCATGAACACCAGCGTCTCGATCTGGGTCAGGCGGTCGGCGCGGTAGCCCTTCATCACGTGCTCGACGCGGACGTCTTCGTTGGCGGCCGGGTCGACTTCCCGGGTGACCACCAGGTAGTTGCGCAGCGCGATGGCGTGCAGATGCTCTTCGGCGGTCCACCGGCCCAGCCAGCGTCCCCACCTGTCCTCGAGGATGAAGTGCTCGACGAGTTCGCGGTGGTGCG
This region of Mycolicibacterium diernhoferi genomic DNA includes:
- a CDS encoding NAD-dependent epimerase/dehydratase family protein: MTDTALVTGAFGLVGSATVHRLAADGRRVVATDLDTPANRKAAEALPVGVTVRWADLTDPTAVGALVDEVAPTAIIHLAAVIPPFIYQRRGLAERVNVEATAGLVRSAEKLATPPRFVLASSIAVYGSRNPHTVTGPLTADTPVNPADIYGDHKVKAEKIVRTSALDWVILRLGGVLTATPGSYMKLDNFYFEGMLPTDGRLQTVDVRDVATAFAAATTVDAIGETLLIGGDDATHRLLQGDVAPAMAAALGLVGGLPAGLKGDPHNDASWFNTDWMDTTRAQQLLGFQHHSWPDMLIETSANAGIKRPLLRLVAPLAKQILKRRTAYYGTGQRYADPWKAIEKKWGDPRPDGDTA
- a CDS encoding SDR family NAD(P)-dependent oxidoreductase yields the protein MKTAIVVGGASGIGWASARALAADGYRVVIADRNAEGAAARAAELGDPHTAAGVDVVDEGSVATLFDQVAASGASEATGDGIDVVVSCAGFSNIGLIVDLAVEDFRAVVDVCLTGAFIVAKYAGRRLREGGSLISISSLNARQPAIGMSAYCAAKAGLSMLTQVAALELAPRGIRVNAVAPGFVHTPLTEGAALVPGVVEEYVENTPLGRAGTPEDIAEAVVFLTKSSWLTGEVLDLNGGSHMLRYPDVIGHIMKLAQA
- a CDS encoding AI-2E family transporter — its product is MNTEFTVGQRRALAIATVVALAFGAYFLRGFFMLIVVAAVVAYLFDPLYERLRKRFSSGLSATLTLFAALATVIVPISAAVAIGVVQISHMVRSVADWVGQTDLSTLGDRSLRLVNELLDRVPFLQSTNITAEQVQEWVVKFAQRAGEWGLSFLQGAAGGLFGGVTAAIIFLYVFISMLVNGDQLRLLIRRLNPLGEEATDLYLAKMAAMVRGTVRGQFVIALVQGVAGAISIYLAGFHDGFFIFAILLSALSVIPLGGGIVTIPFGIGLVLFGNIVGGIFVIAFHLLVVTNIDNVLRPILVPKEARLDPALMLLSVFAGITMFGFLGIVIGPVIMIVIVTTISVYLWVYKGVPMDLGTEDDEPDKPTLLKRLIARARARTASRRRAAAPVGGGAIAPPVITPDAD
- a CDS encoding DUF4245 domain-containing protein, whose translation is MSSSEPDPDASVVVPVPPPAKDRLLHDGRDMFWSMAPLVVICILLAGVLGMCSFAPSGPGAGEVPAFDAPAALGADAEVLKFPVRLPELPAGWQPNSGSRGGIDGGRTDPATGQPVRALTSRVGYIAPSKMYLSLTQSNADEARLVGSINPEAVPTGAEDVDGITWVVYEPGEGEPIWTTRLDGTVQLAITGAGKPDDFRTLARAVQTQAPLPT
- the glpX gene encoding class II fructose-bisphosphatase; translated protein: MTPSRREAPDRNLALELVRVTEAGAMAAGRWVGRGDKEGGDGAAVDAMRELVNSVSMRGVVVIGEGEKDNAPMLYNGEEVGNGDGPDCDFAVDPVDGTTLMSKGMPNAISVLAVAERGAMFDPSAVFYMNKIAGGPDVADFIDITSPIAANIQRIAKVRKASVSDVTVCILDRPRHAKLMEEVRSAGARIRLISDGDVAGAISACRPESGTDLLVGIGGTPEGIIAAAAIRCMGGEIQATLAPTDDDERQKAIDRGYDLDRVLNTKDLVSGENVFFCATGVTDGDLLKGVRYFGGGCTTQSIVMRSKSGTVRMIEAYHRLSKLNEYSAVNFTGDSSAAHPLP
- a CDS encoding class II fumarate hydratase — translated: MTDSDVEYRIEHDTMGEVRVPAKALWRAQTQRAVENFPISFRGLERTQIRAMGLLKGACAQVNKDLGLLSAEKADAIIAAAAEIAAGLHDDQFPIDVFQTGSGTSSNMNANEVIASIAAANGVTVHPNDDVNMSQSSNDTFPTATHIAATEAAVRHLIPALEVLHESLAVKAKQWRTTVKSGRTHLMDAVPVTLGQEFGGYARQIEAGIERVKATLPRLGELAIGGTAVGTGLNAPDGFGAKVVEVLVNQTGLAELRTAADSFEAQAARDGLVEASGALKTIAVSLTKIANDVRWMGSGPLTGLGELQLPDLQPGSSIMPGKVNPVLPEAVTQVAAQVIGNDAAVAVGGLSGAFELNVYIPMMARNVLESFTLLSNVSKLFATKCIDGLVANEAHLRELAESSPSIVTPLNSAIGYEEAAKVAKEALKERKTIRQTVIDRGLIGDKLSEAELDRRLDVLAMAKVKPGE
- a CDS encoding MFS transporter, which codes for MTATTTATTPRRAAVASFIGTTVEFYDFLIYGTAAALVFPKLFFPSASPAAGVLLSFATFGVGFVARPLGGIVFGHFGDRLGRKRMLVYSLLLMGGSTVAMGLLPTYAQLGVAAPLLLTLLRLLQGFAVGGEWGGATLMAVEHAPPQHKGFYGAFPQMGAPAGTAVATCAFYVVSQLPDDQFLSWGWRIPFLASAILIVIGLVIRLSLTESPDFAVVQERSAVLALPIAEAFRRHWRQILLVAGAYLSQGVFAYICVAYLVSYGTTVAGIGRTEALFGVLVAAVVAVGTYPVFGALSDRVGRKPVFVGGVIAMGVAVLPTFALIDTGRPGLFLVALVLIFGLAMAPAAGVTGSLFSLVFDADVRYSAVSIGYTLSQVVGSAFAPTIAVALYSATGSSDSIAAYLIGVSVISVIAAALLPGRWGRSP
- a CDS encoding nuclear transport factor 2 family protein; the encoded protein is MTDDDMTDAELRIRVGVGHLMASYQYLADTGKVERLAQLFAPDGVLEIGDEKWVGPEAILAMFVDTAQRFTAADFLPARHHLSSIYIEPRPDGSARTYACFQFIGTRGLDHWGTYRDTAIPGPDGWLFAHRRVITEGFAAGSRLSPA
- a CDS encoding PhoH family protein — translated: MTDSPIRTYVLDTSVLLSDPWACTRFAEHEVVVPLVVISELEAKRHHHELGWFARQALRLFDDLRLEHGRLDQPIPVGTEGGTLQVELNHSDPSVLPAGFRNDSNDARILTVAANLAAEGKLVTLVSKDIPLRVKAGAVGLAADEYHAQDVVTSGWTGMDELEVSAKDVDTIFADGELDLATARDLPCHTGVRLLGGNSSALGRVNPDKRVQLVRGDREVFGLRGRSAEQRVALDLLLDESVGIVSLGGKAGTGKSALALCAGLEAVLERRTQRKVVVFRPLYAVGGQDLGYLPGSESEKMGPWAQAVFDTLEGLASPAVLEEVLSRGMLEVLPLTHIRGRSLHDSFVIVDEAQSLERNVLLTVLSRLGSGSRVVLTHDVAQRDNLRVGRHDGVAAVIEKLKGHPLFAHITLMRSERSPIAALVTEMLEEISPNALP
- a CDS encoding acyl-ACP desaturase gives rise to the protein MAEKPVANALTLELEPVVAENLSRHLATEAPWYGHDYVPFDQGENFAFLGGKDWEPSDVTLPKPVTDACEILLITKDNLAAHHRELVEHFILEDRWGRWLGRWTAEEHLHAIALRNYLVVTREVDPAANEDVRVEHVMKGYRADRLTQIETLVFMAFFERSHAVFTRNLEAQAPEPTLKGLLGRIAADEERHTEFFGNLVAHCLGTAREETIAAIASRAAAFDVVGGDIDAYADKRAVVAEAGIFDDAAKRQVIADQIAAWGLGQEPELQEFTSA